Proteins from a single region of Thermoplasmata archaeon:
- a CDS encoding RNA-guided pseudouridylation complex pseudouridine synthase subunit Cbf5 — translation MSDLLVLHETPDSKHGTRPEDRSLEERIRLGVTVVDKPQGPTSHQVSAWVRDMFGVPKAGHSGTLDPHVTGVLPVALADATRAVDAVLEGDKEYVGVMQLHQDVDARRIRSMMERFVGDIYQVPPVRSAVRREQRVRHIEALEALETSGRNVLFRVQCESGTYIRTLCADLGEALGVGANMIDLRRTRTASFDEGHARPLNAFRDALVYWREEQDEAPLRALLQPMEALLAHLPKVVVKDTAVDAICHGANVHVPGVARLSPHIRRGQTLGIFTGKDEAVALAKAMMTSDEIVVAKSGLAADVARVLMNPGTYPKLWK, via the coding sequence ATGAGCGACCTCCTCGTGCTCCACGAGACGCCCGATTCGAAGCACGGCACGCGCCCCGAGGACCGAAGCCTCGAGGAGCGGATTCGGCTGGGCGTCACGGTCGTGGATAAGCCCCAGGGACCGACCTCCCACCAGGTCAGTGCCTGGGTGCGGGACATGTTCGGCGTGCCCAAGGCGGGCCACTCGGGTACCCTCGACCCCCACGTGACCGGCGTCCTGCCGGTGGCCTTGGCGGACGCCACGCGCGCCGTCGACGCCGTCCTCGAGGGAGACAAGGAATACGTCGGCGTGATGCAGCTCCACCAGGATGTCGACGCGCGGCGCATCCGCTCCATGATGGAACGGTTCGTGGGGGACATCTACCAGGTCCCGCCGGTGCGGTCCGCCGTGCGCCGCGAGCAGCGCGTGCGCCACATCGAGGCATTGGAGGCCCTCGAGACTTCGGGACGCAACGTCTTGTTCCGCGTGCAGTGCGAGTCGGGGACCTACATCCGCACGCTGTGCGCGGACCTGGGGGAGGCGCTCGGCGTAGGGGCGAACATGATTGATCTCCGCCGAACGCGGACCGCCTCCTTCGACGAGGGCCACGCGCGCCCCCTGAACGCGTTCCGCGACGCTCTGGTCTACTGGCGGGAGGAGCAGGACGAGGCCCCCCTGCGCGCGCTCCTCCAGCCCATGGAAGCGCTTCTCGCCCACCTCCCTAAGGTCGTCGTCAAGGACACCGCCGTGGACGCGATCTGTCACGGGGCGAATGTCCACGTGCCCGGCGTCGCCCGGCTGTCGCCCCACATCCGCCGCGGACAGACCCTCGGGATCTTCACGGGGAAGGACGAGGCGGTCGCGCTGGCCAAGGCCATGATGACCTCGGATGAGATCGTCGTCGCGAAGTCCGGCCTGGCAGCGGACGTCGCTCGCGTCCTCATGAATCCGGGGACGTACCCCAAGCTCTGGAAGTGA